In the genome of Arthrobacter alpinus, the window GCTCCCCAGCGTTCGAGCTGCTGCCACGGTATGGCATCCCGTTGACCACCAAACCGCCGCCAATGCCCGTTGCCAGATACACCGTTGCGTAAGCCGAATGCGCCTCGGTGGTTCCCAGCCAGTACTCCCCCACGGCAGCCGCCGTGGCATCGTTGTCAACAATGACCGGCAGGGACGTTGCCGCCTCGAGCTCATTGGCCAAGGCGAAGCCGGAGAGATTTTTTAGGTAGGCAACGTTGCGCAGGTAGCCGCCGGGTTTGTCCAGAGGCCCGGGCATGGCAACACCGATCCCCGCTATGGTGGCGCGCGTCAGGCCCAGGTTGCCAATCAAGTCCTCGACCGCCTGGGCGAGAAACGCCACAATGACTTGGGGATCCAAATCCTTGGCGCCACGCAAGATCTGCCGGCCCACAATGTTACCGGCCAGGTTGGCCGCAACGATGCCTACCGAGGCCGCACCGAGCTGGATGCCGATGGCCGTCATGGAGTCGTGGTTCAGGCGCACCAGAGTACGCGGCTTGCCGCCGGTGGATTCGGCCTGGCCCACCTCACGAACCAAACCCTCTGCCAACAAGTCACGCACCAGGTGCGTGATCGAGGCCGGAGTAAGTGAGGTTTCCCGAACCAGCTCAATCCTGCTGGTGGGCTCGGTGGCCCGGATAATATCCAGCACCCGGCTTCGTGAATCTTGCCGCAGAGGAGCCTTCACCTTGATCATGATTCGATCCTAGCTGTCCGCAAGAGGTGCTTGAACGTGATCGGCGGCCTCGAGATGGACCACTACCGAATGCTCCGGTTGCAGTGGCGGCATGGCGAGTCCGGCGGCGGCCAGCATGGCCCCGGAAAGGCGGATGCCGCCGTCGTTCATCCAGGCTGGTGAATTGTTGTTCGTGCCCAAGGGTGGCGTGGGGCCCAGCTGGCGGATGCTGTAGCTACGCTCCGGGTCAAGGCCGCGAAGGCGCACCGGAACCGGAGGCCAACAGGAGGGCCGGGACAGGACCGTGAACTCAAACAGCGCGGCGGAACGGTCACTGGCAATGACACCGTGTGCGCTGATTTCCGGCGTGGGGTGATCAACGCGCACCACATCGCCCTGGTGGAGCAGTGTGCGGTGTTCCTTGTAGACGCCAATCCAGTGCGCCAACTCCTGCTGCTCCGCGGCGGTCAGCAGGGTGATGTCCCACTCGATGCCGTAGTGGCCAAAGAGCGCCGTGGCGGCCCTGAAGGACAGATCATGCGTGCGCCCGGTGGTGTGGGAGTGCGAACTGCCCACGTGGCTGCCCACCAATTCGGGTGGCAGGAGCTGGGCGGTCCAGCGCAAAATCTGCTGGCGTTCCAGCGGATCGATGCAATCGCTTGCCCAGACCCTGTCTGTATGTTCCAGGATGCCCAAATCAACTCGGGCGCCACCTGAGGAGCACGATTCAATCTCAAGTCCAGGGTGGCGATCCTTCAACTCCGCCAGGAGCCGGTATGTGGCCAGTGTCTGTTCGTGGACACCCGCGCTCCCGGTTGCGGTAGAACCGGCGTCCACGAGATCCCGGTTGTGATCCCATTTGATGTACCCAATGTTGCACCTGCCCACCAGCTCGCTAATGCGGTCCCGGATGTAGTCGTACGCCTCGGGAATGGCTAGATTGAGCACCTGCTGGTGGCGTGCCGGCAAAGGCATTCTGCCGACGGGCTGCAGGATCCAGTCGGGGTGTTCCCTGGCCAGATCAGACTCGGGATTGATCATCTCCGGTTCAAACCACAGGCCAAACTCAATTCCCAAGGTCGCCAGGTGATCGGTCAGCGGTTGAAGCCCCTGAGGCCACACATCTTCATCGACATACCAGTCCCCCAGCCCGGCGGTGTCGTCACGGCGCCCGCGGAACCATCCGTCGTCGAGCACAAACCGCTCCACACCAAGCTCCGCCGCCTTGTCTGCGAGCGCCAGGATCCGTGTGAGGTCGTGGTCAAAGTACACGGCTTCCCAAGTGTTCAAGGTGACGGGCCGCAAGGTGGTGGGGTGCTGAGGGCGGGAGCGCAGGTGGTTGTGGAACTGCCGTGCTGCGGCGTCGAGTCCCACCCCGTGGCAGGCGTATACCCAGGGCGTGGAATAGCTGGACCCGGTTTTGAGCACAATCTCCCCTGGTAGCAGAAGCTCGCCGCCGCCCAGGAGGGTTTTCCCTGCGGAAGTGTGTTCCACGTACGTGAGGTGGTTTCCGCTGAAACCGACATGCAAGCCCCAGACTTCCCCGTGTCCAAAGCCGAAGCCTTCCTCGCCGGCGAGCAGGACAGTTGCCGCGTCGGCACCCGTGCGGCCGCGGCGGTTCTCCCGCAGGTGCGTGCCAACCGTGAGGGGGCGGCGCTGCGGTGTGCGTTCCTTGCTCCACCGTCCTGCCTGATCCATGGTTTCCACGGCACTGCCGGAAACGGGCAGCGCCACCACCAGCTGTTCCAGGTTGTAGTCGCTGGAACCCAGATTGGTCACGGACGCGCGCAGGCGCAGCAGACCCGAGTCCAGGAGCTGTATTTCCACCTCGAGTTCGAGTTCGCTGTTCCGGTCAACGCCGCGGGAGGTGACAGTGTTTCCTTGAACAGTGTGGTTCAGGTGACCCACTTGCGGCGTCCACGCCTGTCCGCTGCGATGGCCGCGCAGGCCGGGGGCACCCATCCATCCGGCGGCGTGTTCGGGAACCACACTGATGCGGACAGGAACATCCACCGAGTTATCCAGTGCTGGTTCGGCATTCGCAGCGAACTCCCGGAGCTGCTCGTCACTCGCCGCACCAAGGTCGGCACCCCAATGGAGTATTTGCGGAAGCTCGTCGCCGCTCAGGCGAAGGACAACGCCTGTGCCCGCCGCGCGTAGTTGGAGGTGTACGGGAGTCGCGGACGTTGCCTCAGGCATTAACGGCTTCCAACCAGATAGCGGCAAGTTGGGCGTGGCCCAGCTCCGTGGGGTGAACGCCGTCGTCGGCCAGGGCAGCATTGCCGCCAAGGCTGCCTGCCAGAGCGTTGAGCTTGTCATGGGCTGGGACCAAGATGGCATCGAAGTCTGTCGCGAGGCGAGCCACGGCTTCTTGCTTGGCCTGCAGGTCATCGGCCCAATCCAGTTGGCCCTCCGTGACGGGCAGCAGAAACGGCTGGACCAAAACGATGCGCCTGAAGTGCGGCGTGGCCTGTGTGAGCAGCTCACGGTATCCAGCCTCGAAGTCCTCCGCGGAGGTGGGGTCGTTGTTGTCAAAGCGGCGCCAGGTGTCATTGATGCCGACCAAAATCGACAGGGTCTCGGCGTCGTTGCCCAAAACATCAACAGCCCACCGCGCCTGCAGATCAACCACACGGTCCCCGCCGATGCCAACATTGGCAACCGTCGATCCTTGCGAAGCCAGCTGCGCGGCGATTACTTGGACGTAGCCATCCCCCAACCCTCGTGGATCCTCACGGCGCACAATCGGTAACGCTGTCTCCGGCAAATAGGACACTTGATCCCTGCGACTTGTCCACACTGACTCCTCAACCCTTGAACTTTATTTAGTGACTAATCTAAGTCAGGTTGAGGGCCAGCGGAAGCAATCTCGCCACTATTACGCGCAGAGTCACACTGGCCTGCGGCCCCGCATCCCACTATTGGCACCCTCAATCATCCAGATGCGGCAGGCAGGAGCACCTGACCTGGAAAATGGGTACCCCCGTGGGTTCCGCACCGTGGCCGGTGGCCACAAAGTATCCGTGGTCCAGCATGTACACGGGATACTGCGGCGACAAGGCGAGGTTGTACTTGCTGGGATAAACCCACGCGCCGTCAATTTCATAGGCCGGCAACGCGTAGGTGTCTTGGCGGTTGTGGACGGTGGGATAAAGGTGGTTGTCAATCCAGAGATAACTGGCCAAGCCGTAGAGATGGTTGTCATTGTTCACGGTGGGAAAGATAACTGCGCGCATGATTGGCCCCTGGTGCTCCTTGGATTGACACGGCCAGAGGGAGCACAGAGCCACTCCAAGCGACTTCCCCATGCACCGATCCAGCCAACTTAGGTGAGCCTAGCCTAACAACTCATGAAGCTCCAAGACATGTGAAGCATAAAGTAACCAACGGGTCCGGCCGTCAGCATCTGCCGCACAGGAGTAGGGTTGGAAAATCATTGGCTTTTACGCACCACGGGGGCACGCACACAAGCGCATGGCAAACAAAAATAACAGCACACTGTTCCAAACTTTGAGCCGTCTGGCCCCGCAGCTTCGGCCCATAATGTGGCCCCTGATCTGGGGCTTCCTCTCGGCCCTCGCGGCCAGCGCCGTAGCCTTGGCCGTGCCTC includes:
- a CDS encoding ROK family transcriptional regulator — its product is MIKVKAPLRQDSRSRVLDIIRATEPTSRIELVRETSLTPASITHLVRDLLAEGLVREVGQAESTGGKPRTLVRLNHDSMTAIGIQLGAASVGIVAANLAGNIVGRQILRGAKDLDPQVIVAFLAQAVEDLIGNLGLTRATIAGIGVAMPGPLDKPGGYLRNVAYLKNLSGFALANELEAATSLPVIVDNDATAAAVGEYWLGTTEAHSAYATVYLATGIGGGLVVNGMPYRGSSSNAGELGHISVDFRGPECPCGNRGCLELFAAPPVLMEQARLAPASAGLAEVARGNVEDGMSQLGILAARGNEAAKQIIREGAESLACGIVTLVNLFDVDMVVLAGPGFSSCEAFYLEEAQKALDSRTLARGVHNVSVVMSASPRDAAALGAATLALQDKLDRKPAAAVGK
- a CDS encoding GDSL-type esterase/lipase family protein encodes the protein MSYLPETALPIVRREDPRGLGDGYVQVIAAQLASQGSTVANVGIGGDRVVDLQARWAVDVLGNDAETLSILVGINDTWRRFDNNDPTSAEDFEAGYRELLTQATPHFRRIVLVQPFLLPVTEGQLDWADDLQAKQEAVARLATDFDAILVPAHDKLNALAGSLGGNAALADDGVHPTELGHAQLAAIWLEAVNA
- a CDS encoding alpha-galactosidase — its product is MPEATSATPVHLQLRAAGTGVVLRLSGDELPQILHWGADLGAASDEQLREFAANAEPALDNSVDVPVRISVVPEHAAGWMGAPGLRGHRSGQAWTPQVGHLNHTVQGNTVTSRGVDRNSELELEVEIQLLDSGLLRLRASVTNLGSSDYNLEQLVVALPVSGSAVETMDQAGRWSKERTPQRRPLTVGTHLRENRRGRTGADAATVLLAGEEGFGFGHGEVWGLHVGFSGNHLTYVEHTSAGKTLLGGGELLLPGEIVLKTGSSYSTPWVYACHGVGLDAAARQFHNHLRSRPQHPTTLRPVTLNTWEAVYFDHDLTRILALADKAAELGVERFVLDDGWFRGRRDDTAGLGDWYVDEDVWPQGLQPLTDHLATLGIEFGLWFEPEMINPESDLAREHPDWILQPVGRMPLPARHQQVLNLAIPEAYDYIRDRISELVGRCNIGYIKWDHNRDLVDAGSTATGSAGVHEQTLATYRLLAELKDRHPGLEIESCSSGGARVDLGILEHTDRVWASDCIDPLERQQILRWTAQLLPPELVGSHVGSSHSHTTGRTHDLSFRAATALFGHYGIEWDITLLTAAEQQELAHWIGVYKEHRTLLHQGDVVRVDHPTPEISAHGVIASDRSAALFEFTVLSRPSCWPPVPVRLRGLDPERSYSIRQLGPTPPLGTNNNSPAWMNDGGIRLSGAMLAAAGLAMPPLQPEHSVVVHLEAADHVQAPLADS